TTTCAGGTCGATAGTTGCTGGATTAATCATTGATAAACTCCAGCAAATCATTAGGTGTACATGCAAAAAACTTACAGAGTTTATCTAATGTTTCATAAGATATTGAATTTATCTTTTGTCCTTCGATACGCCGGTAATTAGTTTCGGTCGTTTCTAATAACGCCGCCATTTCTCTTTGAGTAATATCTTTTTGCATTCGTAACTCTTTTAGCCGCAATCTCACGGTCATCAGTCCTTTACTTTTAACTCCTCAAATTTAGTACATAATGTGTACTTACGTCAAAGGTAAGCACATTAAAAGTGCTAATATATTTGGTTCATACACAGCATTAGCATACCTTTTGTGAGGAGCCGATTATAGCTATTTTTAGACAGAATTTCCAACATTAGTACATTATATGTATGAACTATAGACGTACATACATTTTTTGTATACATTGATAACTGTAAGCGCAAAAGAAGCCTATACCAACAATCCAAAGCTTGAGAGTGGTAGCGCAACTCCCCACAGGTCACATAGGTGTACTGGCGTAAGTCCCCGACTACCGACTTACTGACAAACCTTAAATGGTTGTCTACTGTTCAAACGGCAGTACCAACTATAAAAACCAAAAAGGGGCGATTGCCTACCTTCCAATGAAAGCGATCGCCCCACCTACAAGAGGTAAAACTATCATGCCACGACGTAAGAAATCAGAACAACCCCAACAGCAACTACAGCAAGATATTCAACAGGTATCAGGTGAAGACTATACCCATAACTCAATATCTGATACCCAACAGGAGCTAAAACCTTTTGAAATAGAAAGCGACCCGGATTTTAATGCTGAAAATAATGATTTTTATTTCGGAGATAACGTAGACCTTGAAAACGCCGTCGAGGAAGGTTTTTACTGCCATCTGCCTGCACTGAATCAGGAAACAGTCACACAGCAGTCACATAAAGAAACTCTTAGCACACTGGCGTTACAGGATGAAGAGACTGCAATTCAAGACCAACAATCACATAAAACCAATGGCAACGAAGATCCTCATGAAGAAGTAGAGTATTCGCCCCTGGTACGCAAGCTTGCCGCGATCGCCCAGCAAGAAATCACCACAGCCCAAGTGATCGCCCAAGCCAAAAATGAAGCGATATTGGGCACTTTGAGGAATTCAGACAATCGCTTGCTCGAAACCATCGATGGAGCCTTGGACTACCGCCGCCAGGAGTATGAGCGGGTGGTGGAAGATTTGGGAAAAGGGGATTTGTGGTAGTCCCAGATGTTGTCACAACAGCATTCTGGCTAATTCTGTTTGCATTTATTACTACCACATTCATTTTTGGCATACGTATACATATGAATCAACAGCAGCAAAAAGAACAAGCGCCGAAGCTTGAAAGGCAGACTCAACAAGAGCCGCAAGAAACTGTCGAAGATAGAAAAGCGCGAGTTGAATTGATTAAACAGAGAGGATGGTGGTAATGTTCGACACTAAAAATTGGTTAACAATTCAACAGGCGATAGTAGAAGATAGCGCCTCAACTGGCGAAGTGTACGAAAGATTGTATGAAGTTTGGGAGAGGTTGAGCGACTTTGAAAGCGATTACCCCGAAACCTACAAAGCCGTATCCCAAAAGCTCTTCCGCAACAAAGAACTGACATTAGCTGATGCACAAACCGCATTAAATCTTGCGTTAGAGGAAGTGGCTGAAGTCATGGTTTTTACTAGGGCAGCCCAAGAATTACTCTTTGCGCCCAAACCAGTCATGCACCTGCGTGTTGTTCCGACATGGCGCGATCGCGTCTCTGATTTGTTGAATGAAGGGGCAAGATTTTGTCTTATCTTCACATCTGTTGCAGCGATTTTAGCTATTGGTTCCTTCGGATTGCACCTGATGTCCGATAAATCAAGTCTCAAATTTTACTACGCGGCTGAAAAAAGTGCTGGGTGCGGATGGTTTGGTTTATCGGGAATTATGGCTTTTGGAATGGGCGCGGGTATTTTGGAGGCTAGTAAGAATGAAAACACCAACAAAGGTTGAGTATTTGGGCTACAGCATTGAAATCAGTAAGATTGCTGAAAGGAAGTATGCCTTTTATATCCGTGGTCACGACGTTGAAGACCACGAATCAGGTTTCAAAACGCCCCGGCAAGCATTGATTGCAGCCAAGGGATTTCTGGATGCGGGGCAGCAGTTCTGATAAGAGTGCGATCGCGCTTTCTAAAAAGATACGCGATCGCCCCTTCTTTTCTCTTTCCTGGATGTATCTCCGCCGCAGATTTTAACGAAGAATATAAGGAGTATTTTATCATGTCTGGATTTTTGACTTTGTGCGATTTCATGGGGGATGAATTATTCATTCCAGCTTCTTCAATAGTGCTAGTTAATTTTAAGCAGTATTATGGTAATTCATGCAAATTAAGCATTGAATTAAAAGCAGGAATGCGAATCTACGTAGATATTGCTTCAAGTGGACAAGAGCCAACTAAGCAGGAATTAAATGACGGGTACGAGGCAATTCGAGAGGCTTACGAAAATACCAAGGAAGCTATTCGAGGTAATACCAGACTTGTAAATTTACCTTTTCCAGTTAGCTGTGGTTACTACAGCGAAATAGAGAGCAATATTGAAAATATTTGGCGAACCTTGCATGACAATATTTTACAAATAAGAAACGTTGAATAAGGGGGCTTCATTCTATGCCAAGACCAAAAAAAGAGGCGGGTAGCCTAACTGGTTCCAAACATTTCAAGAAATCTAAATCGCCATCAGACATCATTGCAGAAACAGCAGGTAATACGATTTCTAAATTAGGTAATGCAGCCAATACAGTAAGTAGGGCGGCTAGTGGCTTGAGTCAATTTACTTCTAATGCCGTAAACAATTCTAATGGTTCGAGTGCTAATTCTGGAAACTCATCTAATTCCATTACTAATAGTGGAATACCATTAGCTAGTAGCGTTCCTCATGGGGTAACTATTCCTCAGTTTGATTTAAATAACGCGATTGGGAGTAATCTATATTCTGCTGAAAGTAGCATCCCTGAGACAGAAACCTCAGAAGCTAGCAAGCAACGTCAAATAGTAGCCCGTCAAAATAATAGTTTAGATATTGCTCTTGATGTAATTAAGCGCAATCGTAAAGCTGTGAAGTTGGCGATTGAGATTGAAGGTTTTCAGGGCGACGCAGTTGACCTATATACTCAAAAAATTAACACAGGTCAAAAGGTTGTCAAGTCTCAAATTGCATTTACTAATTTAAAGGTTGAGCAATCAAAACTAGAGCAAACACAAGAGCTACTTGTGCAGCAAGAAAATGCAACTACGGGCACTAAGAATTTAACCGAACCTAAGCGCGAAGAATGGGACTTAAAGCAGCAATTACAAGTAGCCACAAATGAATCATTGAAGGTAGATATTCAAAAGGCTCAAAAGAGAAAAGAAGAGAAATTAGCGGCACTTGAAACATATCTGCTATTGCCAGAAGGCTAACCAAGTTACGGGAGAAATAAGTCTCCCGTGACATATATTTCCCGTTAAATTTATGAGTAGTATCACTATTTCCACACCATCTAAAATAGTCTCCACAATTGCACTCTTATTAGCTGGAGTTGCCTTATTTGGTTTTATAAAGGGCAGTCAATCAGCCAAAGGAATGAATCTAATAATTTTTCTTTGCAGCGCTGGAGCAGCTATTACCAATACTATTAGCAGTAGCTATTATCAGACAAGCATCAATCGCCAATTTGAGAACTGCATTACAGAAAGAGACTGGAAGCTTAAAAACTACGAAAAGGAATTAACGAGTGCAAAGATTGCAGCTGAACAACTAATCGTGCAATTGAAGAAAGTTGAAGAAAATAATCAATCGCTAGAAAAAGATTTAAGAAAGAAAGATGAATTAGTGAATCTTTTTCGAGTTAGAGGAGAAGGAATCAAGAAAGAATATGGAGATAAAATCAACGCACTAAACGCAAAATTAGCAGCCGATGATACTCGTTTTTTAAATTGGCTAAAAGAATTTGTAGCCAAAGCTGTGACAGTATTGGAGGAAAAGGTAAACCGAGATTTTGACAGACTGGCTGACAGTATTAAGCGGAATTTAGACGATATTAATTATCGCAATGCTCACCCACAACTTAAGAAACATCTTACTAACTACGAAGAAAAATTGGAAGAATGGACAAAACAATTGTCTTGGCTTGAGCGTAGTTACGATGAGTTGATGACAGAGATAGACGATTTCAAAGATTATGATTTCGAGAATACAAAGACATTGTTTGATGGACTGGAGACTGTTGAAGATGTGATTACCACAGCCGTAAGTATTTATGACCAAATTTCAGCCTTTAAAGTTAGATATCGCAATGCATTAAATATCGATGAAAGATTGGAAGTTTACAAACTGCGTGAGCAATTAAACATTTCAGTTCCACAAGAAAAAGCTTTGTCAGCATTGCAAGATTTTAGTGCTACGACTGATGAGGATTATCAGAATTTAGAGCAAAAAAGACAATATCTAGAAGGATTAATAAATTCCAGTGATGAGTATGTTCAAGGGTTGTTGAAAGAATTGGATGCCAAAAACGAACGCATCGCTAAACTTGAACAACCAATTGAGTGGAGGAGTGGGATACTTGATGCTCAGGATGTTGGAAATTTGATTATTAGATTTTTCTGGAAGCGAAAGATTAGATTGGACAGGGCATTTATTCAGAATGACCCCTACGAGCCAATTCTTTATTTTGCGATAAACCGTCTTGAGGATTTGGTAAATGTTGAGCAACTCAATAAATTTTCAGAAGCTTTGCAGCAACATGTGGACTTATTACTAGAACCACCTCACTTTAAATTCAATGGTGAGTATGGGTTGCTCCAAACAAAAATTAAATTGGCTACAAAACCCAAGCCAAATAAGGAAGAGTTGGTAAGCAAGATTCCCGATTGTAAATCATTGGTTTCTAAAAGTACTCGTGGTTTCCTTGTGACTGGCGATCCAGGAAGCGGGAAAACTTCAGCCATGAAAGCTCTAGCGCAATGGCTCGGCAACGAATCATCTATGCGATTGGCTCTCAATCCCCATAGTGATGAAAAATCTGATTTTACTGAATCTGGTTTTGTTGAAGTCAATGAGCTAGAAGAAATCTATGAAGCAATTAGGCAACTTGATGTTGAGTTGAAACTCAGGGGTAAAGATAAGACTAGACGCCAAACATTAATCGTTGCTGTGGACGAGCTGGGGCGAATCATCAAAGATGCTCCCAAAGATTTAGACGTAATGGAGATATTGCGGCAAGCAGCAGTAGAGGGGCGAAAATTTAATGTGATTGTCTTGATCGCGAATCACAGCCAGACAACCAAAGCAATTGAAATGGATTCGCAGTATAGAGGAGCATTCTACCAATTGTTCTTGGTGGGTGCAGCAACCCACAAGCTCAATCAACCCAACAGCCCCGCGCTTAAACAATACGAGGAAGAATGGATTAAGTCAGCACCTTACCCAGTTCTAGTAAGCATCAATGGACGTTATCAAGCTTGCCAGCATCCCACCCACTACACTTATAAGGAGTACAGAGACAGTGGCAATCCTCCAGTTGGGTTGGTAAAAATCTCGGCAACTACCATAAAAGTTGGTAATCGCGATTATTTATTAACAAATGAAAAAACCACTTTTACCGATTCTGAAAAAGAATTGATT
The nucleotide sequence above comes from Fischerella sp. PCC 9605. Encoded proteins:
- a CDS encoding helix-turn-helix domain-containing protein translates to MRLRLKELRMQKDITQREMAALLETTETNYRRIEGQKINSISYETLDKLCKFFACTPNDLLEFIND
- a CDS encoding ATP-binding protein; translation: MSSITISTPSKIVSTIALLLAGVALFGFIKGSQSAKGMNLIIFLCSAGAAITNTISSSYYQTSINRQFENCITERDWKLKNYEKELTSAKIAAEQLIVQLKKVEENNQSLEKDLRKKDELVNLFRVRGEGIKKEYGDKINALNAKLAADDTRFLNWLKEFVAKAVTVLEEKVNRDFDRLADSIKRNLDDINYRNAHPQLKKHLTNYEEKLEEWTKQLSWLERSYDELMTEIDDFKDYDFENTKTLFDGLETVEDVITTAVSIYDQISAFKVRYRNALNIDERLEVYKLREQLNISVPQEKALSALQDFSATTDEDYQNLEQKRQYLEGLINSSDEYVQGLLKELDAKNERIAKLEQPIEWRSGILDAQDVGNLIIRFFWKRKIRLDRAFIQNDPYEPILYFAINRLEDLVNVEQLNKFSEALQQHVDLLLEPPHFKFNGEYGLLQTKIKLATKPKPNKEELVSKIPDCKSLVSKSTRGFLVTGDPGSGKTSAMKALAQWLGNESSMRLALNPHSDEKSDFTESGFVEVNELEEIYEAIRQLDVELKLRGKDKTRRQTLIVAVDELGRIIKDAPKDLDVMEILRQAAVEGRKFNVIVLIANHSQTTKAIEMDSQYRGAFYQLFLVGAATHKLNQPNSPALKQYEEEWIKSAPYPVLVSINGRYQACQHPTHYTYKEYRDSGNPPVGLVKISATTIKVGNRDYLLTNEKTTFTDSEKELISNNQGLVNLKTGAGLSLLIERVFEVKASKSEEYKALKDKVLEYLKTIS